In Lewinellaceae bacterium, a single window of DNA contains:
- a CDS encoding caspase family protein produces the protein MVQYNQNIQLPFKNSHAFIIGIDDYEHLSPLSTAVNDAQGLARQLEEQHGYIIHGPMLNSTKAEMERWLSERMAEAVGPEDRVVIYFAGHGIALDSGRGPHGYLVPADARQGDPDSLLPMQALHQAIEGLPCRHGLLILDCCFSGAFKWASGFRDLVVDLPNVIYEERFWQYTRDPAWQVITSAGCDQQAADSLMDYSLGSRCEEYSGHSPFALALFDGLAGAADLVPREGGDGVITASELYTYLRDRVEDETTEHEKRQTPAFFNLARHSKGQYMFLHPRHRLNLPPTPDRNPYMGLKAFQEQDASLFFGRNDAVNTLVELVKAQPLTVVSGASGTGKSSLVLAGLLPALRAGGWHILPAISPGKGAFQYLNEPALEEELSRECRAALVIDQYEELAAGCRSGEERVAFEQRLVKCLNKHEGLRVIITARSDFEPHFEQSPLAGWWEKGRYEAPAFSTEELREAIVRPAEQEVLFFEPESLVDRLEEAAAHAPNMLPLLSLALSDLYGAYLRSGRQDRSFSEKDFDQMNGVAGALCRQADAVYDSLGREHQNSMRNLLLRMVSFEEEDELATRRVYEEELVFADEEESIRVKTVADKMVEARLLYKSIDACQRVYIEPVHETMLGMWPRLGEWINAAGEERLILNSKLRTAVLDYQASRKPGSTNPGQRRPLLQASFLKSHKLLWANNPCLPTLKRALERPGHSFNASEESFIHASNNMRKRKKQAALAGIAGVLVLLLAALAMTSIYHRRAKAAMVEREATLEEIEKVQKAAKEAQLLALSAMSAMQVRYMAQQEHIRALSSAACDGAPVSENSGNGLAFGQAVNPDNALFADYPDFSAGQNGFVQAAFSPDGRSLFLWEKKSGSALLYRYNFQSEGQAPELDTLFFFKKYNPSVAFALNDSGIPGSTEVAGRVPDGKARP, from the coding sequence ATGGTTCAGTATAATCAAAACATTCAACTCCCCTTTAAGAACAGCCATGCCTTTATTATTGGCATCGACGATTACGAACACCTCAGCCCGCTCTCTACTGCCGTTAATGATGCACAGGGCCTTGCCCGGCAACTCGAAGAACAACACGGCTACATCATTCATGGCCCCATGCTCAATTCCACCAAAGCGGAAATGGAAAGGTGGCTGTCGGAGCGTATGGCGGAGGCGGTAGGGCCGGAAGACCGGGTGGTGATCTATTTTGCCGGCCATGGCATTGCCCTGGACAGCGGCCGCGGCCCTCATGGCTATCTGGTGCCGGCCGATGCCCGGCAGGGCGACCCGGATTCGCTTCTGCCCATGCAGGCCTTGCACCAGGCGATCGAAGGCTTGCCCTGCCGCCACGGGCTGCTCATTCTGGACTGCTGTTTTTCCGGCGCGTTCAAATGGGCATCCGGCTTCCGGGACCTGGTCGTCGACCTGCCCAATGTGATCTACGAAGAGCGCTTCTGGCAGTATACCCGCGATCCGGCCTGGCAGGTGATCACTTCCGCCGGCTGCGACCAGCAAGCCGCCGACAGCCTGATGGACTACAGCCTCGGCAGCCGCTGTGAGGAGTATTCGGGGCACTCTCCTTTTGCCCTGGCCTTGTTCGATGGGTTGGCCGGCGCCGCCGACCTGGTGCCCCGGGAAGGGGGTGACGGGGTCATTACGGCTTCTGAATTGTATACCTATCTGCGCGACCGGGTGGAGGATGAAACGACCGAACACGAAAAACGGCAGACGCCTGCTTTTTTCAACCTGGCCCGCCACAGTAAGGGCCAGTATATGTTCCTCCATCCCCGCCACCGCCTGAACCTGCCTCCTACGCCTGACCGCAATCCCTATATGGGCCTGAAGGCATTCCAGGAGCAGGACGCCTCCCTGTTTTTTGGCCGCAACGATGCAGTGAACACCCTGGTGGAGTTGGTAAAGGCCCAACCCCTTACCGTAGTGAGCGGCGCCTCAGGCACCGGGAAATCTTCTCTCGTCCTGGCCGGGTTGCTGCCTGCCCTTCGCGCCGGGGGGTGGCATATCCTGCCGGCGATCAGCCCGGGAAAAGGCGCTTTCCAATACCTGAATGAGCCGGCGCTGGAAGAAGAACTGAGCCGGGAATGCCGGGCTGCCCTGGTCATCGATCAGTATGAAGAACTGGCCGCCGGCTGCCGGAGCGGGGAAGAGCGGGTGGCGTTTGAACAACGGCTCGTTAAATGCCTGAACAAACACGAAGGCCTTCGGGTGATTATTACGGCCCGGTCTGATTTTGAACCACATTTTGAACAATCTCCCCTGGCTGGTTGGTGGGAAAAGGGCCGGTACGAGGCGCCTGCCTTCAGCACGGAAGAGCTGAGAGAGGCCATCGTCCGCCCCGCCGAGCAGGAGGTGCTCTTTTTCGAACCGGAAAGCCTGGTTGACCGCCTGGAAGAGGCAGCCGCCCATGCCCCCAATATGTTGCCTTTGCTGTCCCTGGCACTCAGCGATCTGTATGGAGCCTACCTCAGGAGCGGCCGCCAGGACCGTTCTTTTTCAGAAAAAGACTTCGACCAGATGAATGGAGTGGCCGGCGCCCTCTGCAGGCAGGCCGATGCGGTATACGACAGCCTGGGCCGGGAGCATCAGAACAGCATGCGCAATCTTCTCCTGCGAATGGTTTCTTTCGAAGAGGAAGATGAACTGGCTACCCGGCGCGTTTATGAAGAGGAACTGGTATTTGCCGATGAGGAAGAGTCTATACGCGTAAAGACTGTTGCCGATAAGATGGTAGAAGCCCGGTTGTTGTACAAAAGCATAGATGCCTGCCAAAGGGTATACATCGAGCCCGTCCATGAAACCATGTTGGGAATGTGGCCGCGCCTGGGCGAATGGATTAACGCTGCCGGGGAGGAGCGGCTCATTCTGAACAGCAAACTGCGGACGGCGGTGCTGGATTACCAGGCGTCTCGGAAGCCGGGATCAACAAATCCGGGACAGCGCCGGCCGCTGCTTCAAGCCAGTTTTTTGAAAAGCCACAAGTTGCTTTGGGCCAACAACCCTTGCCTGCCTACCCTGAAAAGGGCGCTGGAACGCCCAGGCCACAGCTTTAATGCCTCGGAAGAATCCTTCATCCATGCCAGCAACAACATGAGGAAGCGGAAAAAGCAGGCGGCCCTGGCCGGTATCGCTGGCGTCCTTGTTTTGTTGCTTGCCGCTTTGGCCATGACGAGTATTTATCACAGGCGGGCAAAGGCCGCAATGGTTGAACGGGAAGCTACTCTCGAGGAGATCGAAAAGGTGCAAAAGGCGGCTAAGGAAGCCCAATTGCTGGCACTTTCAGCCATGTCTGCCATGCAGGTCCGGTATATGGCTCAGCAGGAACACATCCGGGCGCTGAGTAGTGCGGCATGTGACGGTGCACCCGTTTCCGAAAATTCCGGGAATGGTTTAGCCTTTGGCCAGGCGGTTAATCCTGATAACGCCCTTTTTGCTGATTATCCGGATTTTTCTGCCGGCCAAAACGGTTTTGTGCAAGCGGCTTTCTCTCCCGATGGACGGTCGCTCTTTTTATGGGAAAAGAAAAGCGGGAGTGCTTTACTGTACCGCTACAATTTTCAGAGCGAGGGCCAGGCGCCTGAACTTGACACCTTGTTTTTCTTCAAAAAGTATAACCCTTCAGTTGCCTTTGCACTGAACGATTCCGGTATTCCTGGCTCCACGGAGGTTGCAGGGCGGGTTCCGGACGGCAAGGCTCGCCCATAA
- a CDS encoding site-specific DNA-methyltransferase yields the protein MEIKTDLYLGDCSEVLKSLPDNHVDLIFTSPPYADQRKKTYGGIHPDEYVNWFLPITQELLRVLKPSGTFILNIKEKVVNGERSTYVMELILEMRKQGWLWTEEFIWHKKNCYPGKWPNRFRDAWERLLQFNKNKKFNMYQEEVMVPVGDWAKSRLKKLSNTDKARDESKVGSGFGKNISNWVGRDMVYPTNVLHLATECNNKNHSAAFPEGLPEWFINLFTKPGDIVLDPFMGSGTTNSVAQRMMRNSIGIEIQEEYHKMVANNIEPVKLVLLEPKNDYEKARLNGSK from the coding sequence ATGGAGATAAAAACAGATCTTTATTTAGGGGATTGCTCAGAAGTTTTGAAAAGCTTACCTGACAATCATGTAGATCTAATTTTTACATCCCCGCCTTACGCTGACCAAAGAAAGAAAACATATGGAGGCATTCATCCTGATGAATATGTCAACTGGTTTTTACCAATAACACAAGAATTATTGCGAGTGCTAAAACCGTCAGGTACTTTTATCTTAAATATCAAAGAAAAGGTTGTTAATGGCGAAAGAAGTACTTATGTGATGGAACTCATCTTGGAAATGAGAAAACAGGGATGGCTTTGGACAGAAGAATTTATTTGGCATAAGAAAAACTGCTATCCAGGAAAATGGCCAAATAGGTTTAGGGATGCATGGGAAAGGCTTCTACAATTTAATAAAAATAAAAAATTCAATATGTACCAAGAGGAGGTTATGGTACCCGTAGGAGATTGGGCAAAATCCAGATTGAAAAAATTAAGTAACACCGACAAAGCTAGAGATGAATCTAAAGTAGGAAGTGGATTTGGTAAAAATATTTCTAACTGGGTTGGGCGAGATATGGTATATCCTACAAATGTTTTACATTTAGCAACTGAATGCAATAATAAAAACCATAGTGCCGCATTTCCAGAAGGTCTACCGGAGTGGTTTATAAATCTATTCACTAAACCAGGTGATATTGTATTAGACCCTTTCATGGGGTCAGGTACTACTAATTCTGTTGCGCAAAGGATGATGAGGAATTCAATTGGGATCGAAATTCAGGAAGAATACCACAAAATGGTCGCTAACAATATTGAACCTGTAAAGTTAGTATTGCTTGAACCGAAAAATGACTATGAAAAAGCTAGACTTAACGGAAGTAAGTAA
- a CDS encoding inorganic phosphate transporter, producing MPEYYLVIVILLFLLAISDLIVGVSNDAVNFLNSAIGSKVAPRHVIMIVASLGIFVGATFSSGMMEVARKGIFNPEFFVFAEVMVIFLAVMLTDIILLDLFNTFGMPTSTTVSIVFELLGAAVAVSLLKIAAAGDSFSTLAEYINSSSALAIISGIFISVGIAFVVGTFLQYLSRLLFTFQYERRMDWVGSLWAGLALTFLTYFLLIKGIKGASFVPDAFVGWVMDNTLVLIISSFAFWSVAMHVILLAFKINILRIVVLFGTFSLAMAFAGNDLVNFIGVPIAGFESFNAWSASGAGAEEFNMQVLGQPVRTKTILLLLAGAVMILTLWFSRKAQSVTETEVNLGRQDEGSERFLPNALSRGIVRYTRQVSMGVQKLLPNSWLEKAEESFQPVEQAVKKEGSHDPAAFDLVRASVNLTVASMLIAFATSLKLPLSTTYVSFMVAMGTSLADRAWGRDSAVYRVAGVLNVIAGWFLTAFIAFSASAVFAWAIYSFGGWAVGGLVLLAVFLISRTFLLHRRREKEKTEEESYERQAQAIPAVQVLKETSSGIKQTLSDIRTVLHDALFGLLQEDTLLLERAGKAIHHLEKGNKGLKKKLFSAIRRIEEENAEASRAYLLVYDLEQDILQSANLILTACREHVENSHKPLDNEQGELLYKMQEEVSDYLRNIEEVLGNGAYHSLAAILEEKRSLFLHLEKLINHQVEGVKERKYGRRNSMLYFSLLLELKDMIAVAARFVKLYSRVQQSVREEEMSLMAGGR from the coding sequence ATGCCTGAATATTATCTTGTCATTGTAATCCTCCTCTTTTTACTGGCCATCTCCGACCTGATTGTAGGAGTAAGCAACGACGCCGTAAACTTCCTCAACTCTGCCATTGGCTCCAAGGTGGCGCCGCGCCACGTGATTATGATCGTAGCCAGCCTTGGTATTTTTGTAGGGGCAACTTTTTCCAGCGGTATGATGGAAGTCGCCCGCAAAGGCATCTTCAATCCGGAATTCTTTGTTTTTGCCGAAGTCATGGTCATCTTCCTGGCGGTCATGTTGACGGATATCATCCTGCTGGACCTGTTCAACACCTTCGGCATGCCCACCTCCACCACCGTTTCTATAGTATTCGAATTGTTGGGCGCGGCAGTGGCGGTTTCCCTCCTGAAAATAGCAGCGGCAGGCGATAGTTTTTCCACCCTTGCCGAATACATCAATTCATCGAGCGCCCTGGCCATCATTTCGGGTATCTTTATATCGGTGGGCATTGCTTTTGTAGTTGGTACTTTCCTGCAATACCTGAGCCGCCTGCTGTTTACCTTTCAGTACGAACGCCGGATGGACTGGGTGGGCAGTCTCTGGGCGGGCCTGGCGCTCACTTTTCTGACCTATTTTCTGCTCATCAAAGGCATCAAGGGCGCTTCTTTTGTGCCGGATGCTTTTGTAGGCTGGGTAATGGACAACACACTTGTGCTGATCATCAGTTCCTTTGCCTTCTGGTCTGTGGCCATGCATGTCATCCTGCTGGCCTTCAAGATCAACATCCTGCGCATCGTAGTGCTCTTCGGCACTTTTTCCCTGGCCATGGCCTTTGCCGGCAACGATTTGGTCAACTTTATCGGGGTGCCTATCGCCGGTTTTGAATCCTTCAACGCCTGGTCGGCTTCCGGCGCCGGAGCAGAGGAGTTCAACATGCAGGTGCTCGGCCAGCCGGTTCGCACTAAAACGATCCTATTGCTGCTGGCCGGCGCCGTCATGATCCTTACCCTCTGGTTTTCGAGAAAAGCCCAATCGGTAACCGAAACGGAGGTCAACCTGGGCCGGCAGGATGAAGGGTCGGAACGCTTTCTTCCCAATGCCCTTTCCCGGGGCATTGTTCGGTACACCCGGCAGGTCAGTATGGGGGTGCAAAAACTGCTTCCCAACTCCTGGCTGGAAAAAGCCGAAGAGAGTTTTCAGCCGGTAGAACAGGCAGTGAAAAAAGAAGGCAGCCACGACCCCGCCGCTTTCGACCTCGTCCGGGCTTCCGTCAACCTCACAGTGGCCAGCATGCTTATTGCATTTGCTACTTCCCTGAAGTTGCCATTGTCTACTACCTATGTTTCTTTCATGGTGGCCATGGGCACCTCCCTGGCCGACCGCGCCTGGGGCCGCGATAGCGCCGTTTACCGGGTTGCCGGGGTGCTCAACGTCATCGCCGGCTGGTTTCTCACTGCCTTTATCGCCTTCAGCGCCTCGGCTGTTTTCGCCTGGGCCATCTATTCCTTTGGCGGCTGGGCCGTAGGCGGGCTGGTCCTTCTCGCCGTTTTTTTGATATCCAGGACTTTCCTCCTGCACCGGCGGCGGGAAAAGGAAAAAACCGAAGAGGAATCTTACGAGCGGCAGGCGCAGGCCATACCCGCCGTGCAGGTGTTGAAGGAAACTTCCTCCGGCATCAAACAAACGCTTTCTGATATCCGGACCGTGCTGCACGATGCTCTTTTTGGATTGCTTCAGGAGGATACGCTGCTACTGGAAAGGGCCGGAAAAGCTATCCACCACCTGGAAAAAGGCAACAAAGGCCTGAAAAAAAAGCTTTTCAGCGCCATACGCCGCATCGAAGAGGAAAACGCAGAAGCCAGCCGGGCCTATCTGCTGGTCTACGACCTGGAACAGGACATCCTGCAGTCCGCCAACCTCATTCTCACTGCTTGCCGGGAGCACGTGGAAAACTCCCACAAACCCCTGGACAATGAACAGGGAGAACTCCTGTACAAGATGCAGGAAGAGGTGAGCGACTACCTCCGCAATATAGAAGAGGTGCTGGGCAATGGCGCGTATCATTCCCTTGCCGCTATCCTGGAGGAAAAGCGCAGCCTGTTTTTGCATCTGGAAAAGCTGATCAACCATCAGGTCGAGGGGGTGAAAGAGCGGAAATACGGCCGCCGCAACAGCATGCTTTACTTCAGCCTGTTGCTGGAACTCAAAGACATGATCGCCGTCGCCGCCCGCTTTGTGAAACTGTACAGCCGGGTGCAGCAATCGGTAAGGGAAGAGGAAATGTCTTTGATGGCAGGGGGGAGGTAA
- a CDS encoding tetratricopeptide repeat protein: MSSNLPKQRLTFFFSDIEQSTALLAEQGESYAQVLQEYHNVIRMVLSEYGGQEVDTAGDGFFVVFGEAHKAAAAALLAQRAFAVQAWSRQIGFRVRMGIHTGDAIAMPSGYIGLEVHRASRICSAAHGGQILLSQPAVRSMRGAPPHEAELVDLGEFLLRGFQEPERLYQLTVPGLPAKFPPPRTEKPMPTIAVLPFVNLNPNPDKHYLGDGIAEEIIIALSKVPGLQVVARSSSFALKGQQLDVREAGRRLNASAVLEGSVQEANGKLRITASLVDAITGYNIWSGSFHRKMEDIFTVQDEIAENIAGNLKIKLISKRIRSVKSRQTQNIRAYDFYLRGRQHYYQFSPQGINQAMELFRQAIAIDQAYALAYCGLANCYAYHYMYMERKEQYLLAAGRASRRAVEIDPWLGEAHVAYGQALSLERHYEEARLAFEKALELDPKLFEARYLFARLLFIQGKLEDAAYWFEEANRARPEDFQSLLLAGQVYADLGRADKASAARRRGVEVAESRLLLDPDDSRALYLGANGLVALGETEKGLEWARQSLALAPEDPMVLYNAGCVFALLGRQVEAMECLEKAYEKGISQREWYENDSNLDGLRGLPQFRTLLERIAEGVGK, from the coding sequence ATGAGCAGTAACCTGCCCAAACAGAGGTTGACCTTTTTTTTCAGCGACATCGAGCAGTCGACCGCGTTGCTTGCTGAACAGGGGGAGAGCTATGCTCAGGTTTTGCAGGAGTATCACAACGTGATTCGCATGGTGCTGAGCGAATACGGGGGGCAGGAAGTCGACACGGCCGGCGACGGCTTTTTCGTCGTTTTCGGCGAAGCCCATAAGGCAGCTGCAGCAGCCCTCCTGGCGCAACGTGCTTTTGCCGTGCAAGCCTGGTCGCGGCAGATTGGCTTCCGGGTTCGCATGGGCATTCATACCGGCGACGCCATTGCCATGCCATCCGGCTATATCGGGTTGGAAGTCCACCGCGCTTCCCGGATTTGCAGCGCTGCTCATGGGGGTCAGATACTGCTCTCCCAGCCTGCCGTCCGCAGTATGAGAGGCGCCCCTCCTCATGAGGCAGAGCTTGTTGACCTGGGCGAGTTTCTGCTTCGGGGCTTTCAGGAACCGGAACGGCTGTACCAGCTTACCGTTCCCGGGCTGCCGGCAAAATTTCCGCCGCCACGCACCGAAAAGCCGATGCCGACCATCGCCGTACTGCCCTTTGTCAACCTCAACCCCAATCCCGATAAACACTACCTGGGAGACGGCATTGCCGAAGAGATCATCATCGCCCTGAGCAAGGTGCCGGGGCTACAGGTCGTGGCCCGCTCCTCCTCCTTCGCACTGAAAGGGCAGCAATTGGACGTGCGGGAGGCCGGCCGGCGGCTGAATGCCAGCGCCGTGCTGGAAGGCTCCGTGCAGGAAGCCAATGGAAAGCTTCGCATCACGGCCTCATTGGTAGATGCGATCACGGGGTACAACATCTGGTCGGGCTCTTTCCACCGCAAGATGGAAGACATTTTTACAGTGCAGGACGAGATTGCCGAAAATATCGCCGGCAACCTCAAGATCAAGCTCATCTCCAAGCGCATCCGCAGCGTGAAGAGCCGGCAGACCCAGAACATCCGGGCTTATGACTTTTACTTGCGGGGAAGGCAGCACTATTACCAGTTCAGCCCCCAGGGTATTAATCAGGCTATGGAGTTGTTCCGCCAGGCCATTGCCATCGACCAGGCCTATGCGCTGGCTTACTGCGGCCTGGCCAATTGCTACGCTTACCACTATATGTATATGGAACGCAAAGAGCAATACCTGCTTGCTGCCGGGCGAGCCAGCCGAAGGGCGGTGGAGATCGATCCCTGGCTGGGTGAAGCCCACGTGGCCTACGGGCAGGCCCTATCCCTGGAGCGCCATTACGAAGAGGCCCGGCTAGCCTTTGAAAAGGCGCTGGAACTGGATCCCAAGCTGTTCGAGGCCCGCTACCTCTTTGCCCGCCTGCTCTTCATCCAGGGTAAGCTGGAAGATGCCGCCTATTGGTTTGAAGAGGCCAACCGGGCCCGCCCCGAGGACTTCCAGTCGCTGCTGCTGGCCGGCCAGGTGTACGCCGACCTGGGCAGGGCAGATAAGGCCAGCGCTGCCCGCCGCCGCGGCGTTGAAGTGGCCGAAAGCCGCCTCCTGCTCGATCCCGACGACAGCCGCGCGCTCTACCTCGGCGCCAATGGCCTGGTCGCCCTTGGCGAAACCGAAAAAGGGCTGGAATGGGCTCGCCAGTCCCTGGCCCTGGCGCCGGAAGACCCCATGGTGCTCTACAACGCCGGCTGTGTCTTCGCCCTGCTCGGCCGCCAGGTGGAGGCGATGGAATGCCTGGAAAAAGCTTATGAAAAAGGCATCTCTCAGCGGGAGTGGTATGAGAATGACAGTAATCTGGATGGGTTGAGGGGGTTGCCGCAGTTTAGGACGTTGTTGGAGCGGATCGCGGAGGGTGTGGGGAAGTAG
- a CDS encoding cytosolic protein: MKKLDLTEVSKYVEKNIGVFHKKRIDSLDTLKLKKVLKRKNPYLFKAKNVLTADEIVRGIIDAHVSSSEEGIFGDWLEGLAIFINSKVYGGWKSSTEGIDLEFDNDGIRYIVNIKSGPNWGNHSQIKRMISEFQKATRTLRTSNSKIHVIAVNGCCYGTDNRPDKKGIYFKYCGQRFWEFISGDPNLFTEIIEPLGHKAKEKNEEFMKSYSKMINKFTLEFGKEFCMPSGEIDWDKLVKFNSGK, translated from the coding sequence ATGAAAAAGCTAGACTTAACGGAAGTAAGTAAATACGTTGAAAAAAATATTGGAGTATTTCACAAAAAAAGAATAGACAGTCTTGACACTCTAAAACTAAAAAAAGTTCTTAAGAGAAAAAACCCATATCTTTTTAAGGCAAAAAATGTACTGACAGCTGACGAAATAGTAAGAGGAATCATAGATGCTCACGTGTCCTCAAGCGAAGAAGGGATATTTGGAGACTGGTTAGAAGGGTTAGCAATCTTTATTAACTCTAAAGTTTATGGAGGTTGGAAATCCAGCACAGAAGGAATAGATTTAGAATTTGATAATGACGGAATCCGATATATAGTAAACATAAAATCAGGTCCGAATTGGGGTAACCACAGTCAAATAAAAAGAATGATTAGTGAATTTCAAAAAGCGACCCGTACGCTAAGAACAAGTAATTCTAAAATTCACGTTATTGCTGTAAATGGATGTTGTTACGGAACGGATAATCGACCTGACAAAAAAGGGATATACTTTAAATATTGTGGTCAAAGATTTTGGGAATTCATTTCAGGTGATCCCAATTTATTTACTGAAATAATAGAACCCCTTGGACATAAAGCCAAAGAAAAGAATGAAGAATTCATGAAGTCCTATTCCAAAATGATAAATAAATTCACATTAGAATTTGGAAAAGAATTTTGTATGCCCTCGGGCGAAATTGACTGGGATAAGCTAGTCAAATTCAACTCTGGCAAATAA
- a CDS encoding aspartate--ammonia ligase, with protein MADKKADLAGPGIGTYEQVEKVLPKDYKSLLNRKDTQKAIMAVKRYIEDGLSEELNLMMATVPLIVDKHSGVNDYLDRDGSRTPVEFYISNDRGKNPIEAQVVQAATKWKRVALKQFGMQPGEGLNTDMRAVRKDYFLDHDHSAYVDQWDWERVITAEERNLEFLTMIVKKIWKVLKGAETFIQEQFPQLKDSRYPNLPEEITFIHAEDLLARYPDLPRKERETRILQEYPAVFLYGIGWTLADGYPHEMRAPDYDDWVTPTTSKDGRPMHGLNGDILVWNPVTQRRHELSSMGIRVNAQTLRRQLEITGQLDFLELPYHQAIVNGELPLSIGGGIGQSRVIMLLLKKAHIGEVSVTVWPEKLKEICRKKNIFVLE; from the coding sequence ATAGCAGACAAGAAAGCAGACCTGGCCGGCCCCGGCATCGGCACTTACGAACAGGTGGAAAAAGTACTGCCCAAGGATTACAAGTCCCTCCTCAACCGCAAGGACACACAGAAGGCCATTATGGCGGTGAAGCGCTACATCGAGGACGGGCTCAGCGAGGAACTCAACCTCATGATGGCCACCGTGCCCCTCATCGTCGACAAGCACAGCGGCGTAAATGACTACCTGGACCGCGACGGCTCCCGCACGCCGGTGGAATTCTACATCTCCAACGACCGTGGCAAGAACCCCATCGAAGCGCAGGTGGTACAGGCAGCCACCAAGTGGAAGCGGGTGGCGCTGAAGCAATTCGGCATGCAGCCCGGCGAAGGCCTCAATACCGACATGCGGGCCGTGCGCAAAGACTACTTCCTCGACCACGACCACAGCGCCTACGTCGACCAGTGGGATTGGGAGCGGGTAATCACCGCCGAAGAACGCAACCTGGAATTTCTTACGATGATCGTCAAAAAGATTTGGAAGGTGCTAAAGGGCGCCGAAACCTTCATCCAGGAGCAATTTCCCCAACTGAAAGACAGCCGCTACCCCAACCTGCCCGAGGAGATCACCTTCATCCATGCCGAAGACCTGCTGGCCCGCTACCCCGATTTACCCCGAAAAGAACGCGAAACGCGCATTCTGCAGGAATACCCCGCCGTATTCCTCTATGGCATCGGCTGGACGCTGGCCGATGGCTACCCCCACGAGATGCGCGCGCCCGATTACGACGACTGGGTAACGCCCACTACCTCCAAGGACGGCCGCCCCATGCACGGCCTGAATGGCGACATCCTGGTGTGGAATCCGGTCACCCAACGCCGCCACGAGCTGTCTTCCATGGGCATCCGCGTGAACGCCCAAACGCTGCGCCGGCAACTGGAAATCACCGGCCAGCTCGACTTCCTGGAGCTGCCCTACCACCAGGCCATTGTCAACGGCGAACTGCCTCTGAGCATCGGCGGCGGCATCGGCCAGTCGAGAGTGATCATGCTGCTGCTGAAGAAAGCCCATATCGGTGAGGTGAGTGTTACGGTGTGGCCGGAGAAGCTGAAAGAGATTTGTCGGAAGAAAAATATTTTTGTGCTCGAATAA